In Myxococcales bacterium, the genomic window CCATGTGACAGCTCGAGGTGCCGCCGATCAACGCGAGGCGATGTTCCAGCGCCGCGGCATCCGGCGCACACCCGTCGACGGGCGCACCCAAGAGACCGAGCCCGCCGGCGTGGGCATCGATGATCGACACCCCGACCGCAGTGCCCGCCGCGAGCCCGAGCTCTTCCGCGGCGGTGGCGGTGAGCCCACCCGCGCGCTCCCCCATGGGCCGCACCCGCCGGCCGATTCGCGCGAACCCTTCATCCACCAGCTGCCCAAGGCCAATCTGCCGGAAGTAATCCTCGCGAAACCCACCACCCCCCTCGTGTCCCAGGTAGGTCCACTTGCACACCGTCGTGCACAGTGAGCGCACGTCCTCACCTGTTGCGCGCCACACCAGGTAGTCCGGCAGATCGAAGAACAGCTGCGCTCGCCGCCACGCCTCCGGGTGATGCTCCGCAAGCCAGCGCAACTTGGGGGTCTGCATCTCGGGCGAGATCACACCGCCGACGTAGCGGAGGACCTCGTGGCCCACGGCATTGATGCGGGCGGCTTGCTCCGTGGCGCGGTGGTCCATCCAGACGATGACGTTCTGCTGATCGTCATTGGTCGGGCTGATGCTGACGGGTTGACCCAAGGCGTCCACCGCCACCAGCGAACAGGTCGCATCGAAGCCGATGCCGCGCACGTTGCTCGCCTCGACTCCCGCCTCTTCGATGGCAGCGCGCACTGCGATGCGCACCGCGCGCCAGATGTCCTCGGAGGACTGCTCGACGAAGTCTTCCTGCGGGCGAAAGCTGGTGATGGGTTCGACTCCGACGCCGAGCCTTTGGCCCGAGCCAGAGAACAGCGCGGCGCGCACACTGCCCGTGCCGACGTCCACCCCGAGATAACAGCGTTCGGCCATGGCCCGGATGCTAGCGTGAAAGCGGGGTGCCTCCGCGTGCGCCACGCCGTCGCGCCGAGAGGAAAAACAAGCCAAAGACCGCGGCCAAGACCCACGGTCGCGCAGGCTCGGGCCCGAGGCGACAGCCACAGCCGCTCTCACTGCCGTCCTTCATCACGGTCGTGTTGTTTCCGCTCGAACCGCCGGTCGCGCCGCTGCCGCCGACGCCGGACTCGATGCCCGAGTCGGTCCAGGGGTTGTCGCCCTCGATGCCATCGCTGCCAGCAGCGCCCGCGCTGCCGGCACTCCCTGCGGCGCCGGCGGCGCCCGCAGCATCGGCCGCATCTGCACCGGAATCGGCGTCGGCGCTGGCGTCGATGCCGGCATCCACGCCGCCGGTCCCACCCGTGCCCGTCGTGGGCTGACCGTACAGCTCCCAGATGGCGCTGAGATCACCGGCCGTCAGCACCCACTCGTGATTGATGGTGCCCCCGGCCTTGGTGAGCAGCACCGCCTTGTTGTTCACCCGGCAGCTCGCGAGATCGCGATACGTGCGGTAGTGCATCACCGATTTGATGTTGTACTTGCCGAGCGTCGGGCAGTTCGAGCAGAGCGAGAACTGGTACTTGCAGTTGGCGGTGTTGACGATGTTGGCCGAGAGGACCTGAATCGACGCGGCTCGGTCTTTTCGCCGCATTTCGTGCTCCAACCCGAGTACGTGGCCGAGCTCGTGCCGCGTCACCGTCAGGTACTCGTTGTCGCGCAGGTACAGCTTCGAGACGGTGTTCGACTTGTACCCGACGAACTCCACCCGAGGACTCCCGGTGGTGACCAGCACGTACGCGGCGTCGGCGCTCGTCGCCTTCTCGAAGCGCACGACCTGTTTGGTCTTGGACTGCCACTCACTCATGGCCGAGAGCACTCGGGTCTTGGTGGTGGCGTCCAGGGTCGACGCGATCTTGTAGGGCACGCGTCCCTTGGGCCAGATGAGGTGTTTGCCGCTGCTGCTGAGGGGAGAGCCGAGTCCCATCGGGTTCGAACCGGGAGCGGTCGATTCTCCCGCGGGGGGCGTGGCTTCATCCGGCACACACGGTTCGTCGAGCCGATCACAGTCGGGATCTTCGGGCGGACACACGGAGCCTTCATCGGCCGCGCCGTTGCTCGGCTCGGTGGCGCCATCGCCGCAACCCGGGAGGGAGCCCGTGGCAGACAAGGACAAGAGCAAGACCGCCAACCACTCTCGTCGCATGCTTCAAAGGTACCGGGCCGCGGCGGCGCGAGCAAGCGAGGGCCCGCCCGGAGAGCGGTTGCGCACCTGTGCGCCATCGCAGATGATTGGTGTCCATGCCGCGGG contains:
- a CDS encoding FGGY-family carbohydrate kinase is translated as MAERCYLGVDVGTGSVRAALFSGSGQRLGVGVEPITSFRPQEDFVEQSSEDIWRAVRIAVRAAIEEAGVEASNVRGIGFDATCSLVAVDALGQPVSISPTNDDQQNVIVWMDHRATEQAARINAVGHEVLRYVGGVISPEMQTPKLRWLAEHHPEAWRRAQLFFDLPDYLVWRATGEDVRSLCTTVCKWTYLGHEGGGGFREDYFRQIGLGQLVDEGFARIGRRVRPMGERAGGLTATAAEELGLAAGTAVGVSIIDAHAGGLGLLGAPVDGCAPDAAALEHRLALIGGTSSCHMAVSREPKFVPGIWGPYFSAMIPGLWLTEGGQSATGALIDHVVGNHARSAELGVEATRRGTTVYALLNERLDALGERAAFPAELTRELHVLPDHHGNRSPRADASLRGMISGLKLSDSVDSLALLYLATIQAIAHGTRHILDTMNAQGYAIDAIFACGGDTKNPVFVREHADVTGCRLILPKEPEAVLLGSAILGAVASGDQTSVLDAMSAMNASERVVEPAGDRVQAYHQQKHEVFQRMYSDQLDYRSLMS